Genomic DNA from Synergistaceae bacterium:
CCAGCTGCAAATAATAAATACATAGGCCGAATTATGCATAAATATTACTCGCGCAATAATCCACGCGGTGATCTCGAAATTATTTTAACTGAAGGCACAGGAGCAGGAGAATTATATATCCCTGAAAGTGTGAGGGATTCAGGCGAATTATTTAACACCTCATCAGGTTATGAAATCATAAATGTATCAGGATATAGCGCAATTCTTGAGAAACACGAAAATTTGCCGCTTGCTTTGGCCGTGAAAATAAATAATAATACTACACTGACAATTGAGACTCACGCACTGAACGAGTCAGAATTAATAAAATTTGCAGGTGATTTATTATCGAACAGTATAAAATAGGACTCATTCCCGGCCCGGTTAAAATCCCCGAAAAATTTAGAGCTGCTTATAATATAGATTTTGCAAGTTCTGATTTAGAGAGCGAATTTTACGAGCTTTACGCAGATAATCAGGCCTTAACACAAAAAATTTTACACACTGATAATAATATTATTATCACTTCAGGCGAGGCCATGTCTATTTTATGGGCAGCACTTAAATGCACACTCAAGCCGGGCGATAAAATGCTTGCTATTTCTTCCGGATTATTCGGTGAAGGTTTTGCGGAAATGGCTCAAACTTTCGGAGTCAATGCTCAAATTTGCGCGTTTGATTATGATTTAATACCAGACAGCGAAAGAGTCCGCGAACATGTTAAAAAATTTCGTCCTAAAGTCATTACTGCTATACATTGCGAGACTCCTTCAGGGACTTTGACAAAAAATTTATATGAATTCGGCGGGATTGCCCATGAATTCGACGCGTTATTTATAGTGGATTTCGTATCAAGTGCAGGAGGTGCGCCCCTCGATGTTGACTCTTGCAAAATTGATATAGGCTTGTTAGGAAGTCAAAAAGTTTTGTCGCTGACTCCCTCGTTATCGATTTCGGCAATATCCCCGCGTGCATGGGAAGTTATAGAACGTGTAAATTATTCAGGCTATGAGGCTTATTTACAGTGGCGCAATGTTCCCGGAGAAAAATTTATGCCTTATACTCATGATTGGCACTCAATGAAAGCATTAAATTTATCGTTAAGTGAAATTATCACAGAAGGAATTAATAACGCTTGTAAACGTCATGAAGAATCAGCTAAATTATGCCGTGATATGGCGCGTGAAATCGGCTTAAAGTTATTCCCTAAGAGTGAAGATTTTTGCTCGCCCACTGTCAGCGCGTTCTATGTTCCTAAAAAATTTACTTGGCCTGAATTTAATTATTTACTGCGCAAAAAAGGTCTAGCAGTCGGAGGCAATTACGGCAAATTATCCGGGCAAGTCTTCAGAGTCGGCCATATGGGAAGTCAGGCAAATATCGAACTCGTTAAATCAGGAATGAATATAATTCGCGAAGTAATAAAATAAATTCCCCCTTCTCTCTCATAAAAGATTAACAAGAAAGCAGGGGGGCAATAAAAATTTTAGTTCGAGCCTTGTGTTATCTGCACGTCAAAAATATCGCCTTCAGTGTTCGTAATTCTTATAGTTCCCGTTCTCGGTGAGCCCGTTTTATTTGCTGAATAACTAAATGTTATAGTCTTCTCGTTTGCTCCTGTTGCGCTGCCATTTGCCGGAGTTAACCCCGTGAGCCAGTCAGAACCTTTTGTAATACTTGCTGACCAGTTACCTTCAGATAATAATACAATTTTTGCATTCCCTGCGTTCTTGTCAAATGCTTTTGAGCCTGCTGAGGGTGCAAAACTTGCGGGTCTTACTGCTAAGTGAGGCGGTCTCTTAATTGTGAAGCTGTAATCTTTGCTGTATTTATTTGCCTCTGTGTCTATCCTGTCGCCCCAGTAAGTGCCGAGCCGT
This window encodes:
- a CDS encoding alanine--glyoxylate aminotransferase family protein, encoding MEQYKIGLIPGPVKIPEKFRAAYNIDFASSDLESEFYELYADNQALTQKILHTDNNIIITSGEAMSILWAALKCTLKPGDKMLAISSGLFGEGFAEMAQTFGVNAQICAFDYDLIPDSERVREHVKKFRPKVITAIHCETPSGTLTKNLYEFGGIAHEFDALFIVDFVSSAGGAPLDVDSCKIDIGLLGSQKVLSLTPSLSISAISPRAWEVIERVNYSGYEAYLQWRNVPGEKFMPYTHDWHSMKALNLSLSEIITEGINNACKRHEESAKLCRDMAREIGLKLFPKSEDFCSPTVSAFYVPKKFTWPEFNYLLRKKGLAVGGNYGKLSGQVFRVGHMGSQANIELVKSGMNIIREVIK